DNA from Longimicrobium sp.:
CGGCGTGGGGCCGGCCATGGCGTCCGGCAGCCAGATGTAGAGCGGGATCTGCGCGCTCTTGCCCGTGGCGCCCAGAAAGAAGAAGAGGCAGACCAGCGTGACGACGGCGCCGCCATACGCGAACACCTCGGGAGCCTTGTCCGCCACCCCGGCGAAGTCCAGCGTGCCCAGGTTAGCGAACAGGAGGAACATCGCCAGCAGGAAGCCGAAGTCGCCCACGCGGTTGGCGATGAACGCCTTCATCCCGGCGGCGGCGTTGGCGCGCTCGCTGAACCAGAAGCCGATCAGCAGGTACGACGCGAGCCCCACCCCCTCCCACCCCACGAACATCAGCGGGTACGACGAGCCCAGCACGAGCACTAGCATGAAGAAGACGAAGAGGTTCAGGTACGCCATGTAGCGCGGGTACCCGGGGTCCTCCTTCATGTAGCCGACGGAGAAGATGTGGATCAGCGACCCCACCCCCGTGATGATCAGCGCCATCACGATGGAGAGCGGGTCGAGCAGCAGCCCCGCCGAGACGTTCAGGTCGCCCGCGGGGATCCAGGTGAAGAGCTCCGTCGCCTCGAACGCGTGGGCGCCGCGCATCGCCAGGAAGTTCGCCACCGCCAGTGCGAACGCGAGCAGCATCACCCCCGGCGCCACGAAGCTGGGCAGCACGTGCGTCAGCGGCTTAGGGCCGTGCGCGTGCCCGTGGTCGTCGTGCGCGTCGTGGCCGTGCGCATCATGCCCGTGCGCGTCGTGGGCGTGCGGGTGCACGTCGTGGGCGGCGTCCACGGGGCTGGGGCGGGTGCCGTGGTCCATCCCCTCCTGCTCGCTCGGCGCGGCGCCGGCCATCGCGAGGGCGGGCCGGTGCGCGGGGGCGTGGGCGTGCTCGTCGTGGTGCGCGTCCCAGTACGGGTCGCCCACGGGGGGGAGCACGGGAAGGGCGCGGCGCGCGGCGATGATCGCCACGATGCCGTTGATCACGAACCCGAGCAGCGGCAGCGCCAGAATCGCCCAGGGAAGGACCGGGTGGAAGGCGGCGCCGTGCGCGCCTTCGGCACCTGCCTGCGTTGCCGCGTGCGCGGCCTCTTGGAGGATCGTCACGGGACGCTTACCACCGGAGCAGGCTGAAGTTCTTGACGTCCACCGACTCCCGGTGACGGAAGGCGGCGATGACGATCGCCAGGCCGACCGCGGCCTCGGCGGCCGCCACGGCGATCACGAAGAAGACGAACACCTGGCCCTGCACCCCCGCGAACGGGGAGAGCGCCACGAACGCCAGGTTCACCGCGTTGAGCATCAGCTCCACGCACATGAACAGGATGATGATGTTGCGCCGCACCACCACCCCCGCCACTCCCACGGAGAAGAGGAGGGCGCTGAGGATGAGCGGGTACTCGACCGGGATCTGGGACATGGCCTTTACACCTTGCGCTTGGCGAGGACCACCGCCCCGATGCACGCGATCAGGAGGAGGATGGCCGTGGCCTGCAGCGGGATCATGAAGTCCTGGTAGAGCGGCATGCCGATGAGCCCCACGGTGCCGTTCATGGCCTGCGCGTTGTCCAG
Protein-coding regions in this window:
- the nuoK gene encoding NADH-quinone oxidoreductase subunit NuoK, with product MSQIPVEYPLILSALLFSVGVAGVVVRRNIIILFMCVELMLNAVNLAFVALSPFAGVQGQVFVFFVIAVAAAEAAVGLAIVIAAFRHRESVDVKNFSLLRW